A genome region from Ralstonia solanacearum K60 includes the following:
- the ruvC gene encoding crossover junction endodeoxyribonuclease RuvC: MRILGIDPGLRTTGFGVLERHGHQLVYVASGTIKSDGNADLPSRLKTLYDGVSELVRTYRPDCASIEKVFVNVNPQSTLLLGQARGAAICGLVSGGLPVFEYTALQLKLAVVGYGRANKEQVQDMVVRLLSLEGRPGTDAADALGVAICHAHGGDTLSTMAGLSPQLARKGLRVRRGRLVG; this comes from the coding sequence ATGCGCATCCTCGGCATCGACCCCGGCCTTCGCACCACCGGCTTCGGCGTGCTCGAACGGCACGGCCACCAACTGGTCTACGTCGCCTCGGGCACGATCAAGAGCGATGGCAATGCCGACCTGCCCAGCCGCCTGAAAACGCTGTACGACGGCGTGTCGGAACTCGTGCGCACCTACCGGCCGGACTGCGCCTCCATCGAAAAGGTGTTCGTCAACGTCAACCCGCAGTCGACCCTGCTGCTGGGCCAGGCGCGCGGCGCGGCGATCTGCGGACTGGTCAGCGGCGGGCTGCCGGTGTTCGAATACACCGCGCTGCAGCTCAAGCTCGCGGTGGTCGGCTACGGCCGCGCCAACAAGGAGCAGGTGCAGGACATGGTGGTGCGCCTGCTCAGCCTGGAAGGCCGACCCGGCACCGATGCGGCCGACGCGCTGGGCGTGGCGATCTGCCACGCACACGGCGGCGACACCCTGTCCACCATGGCGGGCCTTTCGCCCCAACTGGCGCGCAAGGGCCTGCGCGTGCGGCGCGGCCGGCTGGTCGGCTGA
- the ruvB gene encoding Holliday junction branch migration DNA helicase RuvB encodes MIETDKLAAKAVSTERLISASPASPNEEAFERALRPKLLDEYVGQEKVRGQLDIFMTAAKRRREALDHVLLFGPPGLGKTTLAHIIAREMGVNLRQTSGPVLERPGDLAALLTNLEANDVLFIDEIHRLSPVVEEILYPALEDYQIDIMIGEGPAARSVKLDLQPFTLVGATTRAGMLTNPLRDRFGIVARLEFYTPSELSRIVTRSAGLLDARIAEDGALEIAKRSRGTPRIANRLLRRVRDFAEVKADGVITRAVADAALAMLDVDAVGFDLMDRKLLEAILHKFNGGPVGIDNLAAAIGEERDTIEDVLEPYLIQQGYLQRTPRGRVATASAYQHFGLGAPKTGPVRELWGDNS; translated from the coding sequence ATGATCGAAACCGACAAGCTCGCCGCCAAGGCCGTCTCCACCGAACGCCTGATCTCGGCCTCGCCCGCCTCCCCCAACGAGGAGGCGTTCGAGCGTGCGCTGCGCCCCAAGCTGCTCGACGAATACGTCGGCCAGGAAAAGGTGCGCGGCCAGCTCGACATCTTCATGACCGCGGCCAAGCGGCGCCGCGAGGCGCTCGACCACGTGCTGCTGTTCGGCCCGCCGGGCCTGGGCAAGACGACGCTGGCGCACATCATCGCCCGCGAGATGGGCGTCAACCTGCGCCAGACCTCGGGCCCCGTGCTGGAGCGCCCGGGCGACCTGGCCGCGCTGCTGACCAACCTCGAAGCCAACGACGTCCTCTTCATCGACGAGATCCATCGGCTCTCGCCCGTGGTCGAGGAAATCCTGTATCCGGCACTGGAGGACTACCAGATCGACATCATGATCGGCGAGGGCCCGGCGGCGCGCTCGGTCAAGCTCGATCTGCAGCCGTTCACGCTGGTGGGCGCCACCACGCGCGCCGGCATGCTGACCAACCCGCTGCGCGACCGCTTCGGCATCGTCGCCCGGCTGGAGTTCTACACGCCGTCGGAGCTCTCGCGCATCGTCACGCGCTCGGCCGGCCTGCTCGACGCGCGCATCGCCGAAGACGGCGCGCTGGAAATCGCCAAGCGCTCGCGCGGCACGCCCCGTATCGCCAACCGTCTGCTGCGCCGCGTGCGCGACTTCGCTGAAGTGAAGGCCGATGGCGTCATCACCCGCGCGGTCGCCGACGCCGCGCTGGCGATGCTCGACGTCGACGCGGTCGGCTTCGACCTGATGGACCGCAAGCTGCTCGAGGCGATCCTGCACAAGTTCAACGGCGGCCCCGTCGGCATCGACAACTTGGCCGCCGCCATCGGCGAGGAACGCGACACCATCGAAGACGTGCTCGAGCCCTACCTGATCCAGCAGGGCTACCTGCAGCGCACGCCGCGCGGACGTGTCGCCACGGCATCGGCGTACCAGCATTTCGGACTGGGCGCGCCGAAGACCGGTCCGGTGCGCGAGCTGTGGGGCGACAACAGCTAG
- a CDS encoding histidine phosphatase family protein gives MARTAAMPMPMPQITHIVLVRHGETDWNRERRLQGQLDVPLNAQGREQAAQLGRALAREPFDAIYASDLSRARETAQALAGEVGRAVRDDAGLRERCYGAFEGLTYAEVAERHPAEFEAWQNRAPEFAPSGGETLSAFHARAVGAALRLIRRHPGERIALVSHGGVLDCLYRHAHAMTLTEPRQHALRNASINRLSSDGHQLTVLQWGDVAHLDLLVLDEVDRRVP, from the coding sequence ATGGCACGCACCGCCGCCATGCCCATGCCGATGCCGCAGATCACCCACATCGTGCTGGTACGGCACGGCGAGACCGACTGGAACCGCGAGCGCAGGCTCCAGGGCCAGCTCGACGTGCCACTGAATGCGCAGGGGCGGGAGCAGGCCGCGCAACTGGGCCGGGCGCTGGCGCGCGAGCCGTTCGATGCGATCTATGCCAGCGACTTGTCGCGCGCCAGGGAGACCGCGCAGGCATTGGCCGGCGAGGTCGGCCGGGCGGTGCGCGACGATGCCGGCCTGCGCGAGCGCTGCTACGGCGCGTTCGAGGGGCTGACCTATGCCGAGGTGGCCGAGCGCCATCCGGCCGAATTCGAGGCGTGGCAGAACCGCGCGCCGGAATTCGCCCCGTCCGGCGGCGAGACGCTGAGCGCGTTCCACGCGCGTGCGGTGGGCGCGGCGCTGCGGTTGATCCGCCGCCATCCGGGCGAGCGCATCGCGCTGGTCAGTCACGGCGGCGTGCTCGATTGCCTGTACCGGCACGCCCACGCCATGACGCTCACCGAACCGCGCCAGCACGCGCTGCGCAATGCCAGCATCAACCGGCTGTCGTCCGACGGGCACCAGTTGACGGTGTTGCAGTGGGGCGATGTCGCGCACCTGGACCTGCTGGTGCTCGACGAGGTCGACCGCCGCGTGCCGTAA
- the dtd gene encoding D-aminoacyl-tRNA deacylase, with translation MIGLIQRVSQAAVRVDGRVVGEIGPGLLALVCAERGDTTAEADRLLEKLLNYRVFSDAQGKMNLPVRNIDGNGQAGGLLVVSQFTLAADTKSGTRPSFTPAAAPEAGRRLYEHFVARARQQHPIVATGEFGAMMQVSLVNDGPVTFWLQVAPQAVRAGETETAKSA, from the coding sequence GTGATCGGCTTGATCCAGCGCGTCTCGCAGGCGGCGGTGCGGGTCGATGGCCGCGTGGTCGGCGAGATCGGTCCGGGCCTGCTGGCGCTGGTGTGCGCCGAGCGCGGCGATACGACCGCCGAGGCCGACCGCCTGCTGGAGAAACTGCTGAACTACCGTGTGTTCTCCGATGCGCAGGGCAAGATGAACCTGCCGGTGCGCAACATCGACGGCAACGGGCAGGCAGGCGGCTTGCTGGTGGTCTCGCAGTTCACGCTGGCGGCCGATACCAAGTCCGGCACGCGCCCGAGCTTCACACCGGCTGCGGCGCCTGAAGCGGGGCGGCGCCTGTACGAGCATTTCGTGGCGCGGGCCCGGCAGCAGCACCCCATCGTCGCGACCGGCGAGTTCGGCGCGATGATGCAGGTGTCGCTGGTCAACGACGGCCCCGTCACGTTCTGGCTGCAGGTGGCGCCGCAGGCCGTGCGCGCCGGCGAGACCGAGACCGCGAAATCCGCCTGA
- a CDS encoding anhydro-N-acetylmuramic acid kinase, with protein MLTRMTTLASSSSERYIGLMSGTSLDGVDGVLVDFAGPRPMLLTDAYVPFPPALRQAFFDLQSAGHNEIHREALAANALADLYAECVAQLLHESGCGPREVRAIGAHGQTIRHQPGEHDGIGYTRQTQHAAVLAERTGIDVIADFRSRDIAAGGQGAPLVPAVHRALFALPDAWRVVCNIGGIANLTVLPPQQSDTRDRVLGFDCGPGNALLDYWVHTHRGEAYDHDGGWARSGWIDAALLETLRSEPFFSKTPPKSTGRDLFNPTWLQQQANDALERIRPEDVQATLLALTADTIADAVRTHAPRAASLVVCGGGARNGALMQRLAAQLPGMPIAPSDDFGVPAHQVEALAFAWLARQCVRREPGNVCHATGAAGPRVLGTIYPA; from the coding sequence ATGCTCACGCGCATGACGACACTTGCCTCCTCCTCCAGCGAGCGCTACATCGGCCTGATGTCCGGCACCAGCCTGGACGGCGTCGATGGCGTGCTGGTCGACTTCGCCGGCCCGCGTCCGATGCTGCTGACGGACGCTTACGTGCCCTTCCCGCCCGCGCTGAGGCAAGCATTCTTCGACCTGCAATCGGCCGGCCACAACGAAATCCACCGTGAGGCGCTGGCCGCCAACGCCCTGGCCGACCTGTACGCCGAATGCGTCGCGCAACTGCTGCACGAGAGCGGCTGCGGCCCCCGCGAAGTCCGTGCCATCGGCGCCCACGGCCAGACCATCCGCCACCAGCCCGGCGAACACGACGGCATCGGCTACACGCGGCAAACGCAGCACGCCGCGGTGCTCGCCGAGCGCACCGGTATCGACGTCATCGCCGATTTCCGCAGCCGCGACATCGCTGCCGGCGGCCAGGGTGCACCACTGGTGCCGGCCGTGCACCGCGCGCTGTTCGCGCTGCCCGATGCCTGGCGCGTCGTCTGCAACATCGGCGGCATCGCCAACCTGACCGTGCTGCCACCGCAGCAGTCGGATACGCGCGACCGGGTGCTCGGTTTCGACTGCGGCCCGGGCAATGCCCTGCTCGACTACTGGGTCCATACCCACCGCGGCGAAGCCTACGACCACGACGGCGGGTGGGCCCGCAGTGGCTGGATCGACGCGGCGCTGCTCGAGACCCTGCGCAGCGAACCATTCTTCTCCAAGACGCCGCCCAAAAGCACCGGCCGCGACCTGTTCAATCCGACCTGGCTGCAACAGCAGGCCAATGACGCCCTCGAACGCATCCGCCCCGAAGACGTGCAGGCCACCCTGCTCGCGCTGACCGCCGACACCATCGCCGATGCCGTCCGCACCCATGCGCCGCGCGCCGCCTCCCTCGTGGTCTGCGGCGGCGGTGCCCGCAACGGTGCGCTGATGCAGCGGCTGGCGGCGCAATTGCCCGGCATGCCGATCGCCCCGAGCGATGACTTCGGTGTCCCCGCGCATCAGGTCGAGGCGCTGGCCTTCGCCTGGCTGGCACGCCAGTGCGTGCGACGCGAGCCAGGCAACGTCTGTCACGCCACCGGTGCGGCCGGACCGCGCGTGCTGGGCACCATCTATCCGGCCTGA
- the ruvA gene encoding Holliday junction branch migration protein RuvA gives MIGRIAGTLIEKNPPHLLVDCHGVGYEIDVPMSTFYNLPATGEKIVLLTQQIVREDAHLLYGFGSAAERETFRQLIKISGIGARIALAVLSGMSVAELAQAVTLQEAGRLTRIPGIGKKTAERLLLELKGKLGADLGAVPGGPAVSDHAADVLNALLALGYSDKEAALAIKQVPAGTGVSEGIKLALKALSKG, from the coding sequence ATGATCGGACGCATCGCCGGGACGCTGATCGAAAAGAACCCGCCGCACCTGCTGGTCGACTGCCACGGCGTCGGCTATGAAATCGACGTGCCGATGAGCACGTTCTACAACCTGCCCGCCACCGGCGAAAAAATCGTGCTGCTCACCCAGCAGATCGTGCGCGAGGATGCGCACCTGCTGTACGGCTTCGGCAGCGCCGCCGAGCGCGAGACCTTCCGCCAGTTGATCAAGATTTCGGGCATCGGCGCGCGCATCGCACTGGCGGTGCTGTCGGGCATGTCGGTGGCCGAACTGGCGCAGGCCGTGACGCTGCAGGAGGCCGGACGGCTGACGCGCATTCCCGGCATCGGCAAGAAGACCGCCGAGCGCCTGCTGCTCGAACTCAAGGGCAAGCTCGGCGCCGACCTCGGTGCGGTCCCCGGCGGCCCGGCTGTGTCGGACCACGCGGCCGATGTGCTCAACGCCCTGCTGGCGCTGGGCTATTCCGACAAGGAAGCCGCGCTGGCCATCAAGCAGGTGCCGGCCGGCACCGGCGTCTCCGAAGGCATCAAGCTGGCACTCAAGGCCCTCTCGAAAGGCTGA
- a CDS encoding glycerophosphodiester phosphodiesterase codes for MPRRFALPCPLVLTIAIALSGCRLEYNHGGNNGDTTPIATVQVIGHRGAPALRPEHTLASYQKAIDDGADIIEPDLVATQDGVLVARHENEISGTTNVADLPQFAGRRTTKTIDGQSVTGWFTEDFTLAELKTLRARERIPDIRPDNTAYNDQFDIPTLAEIIALARDQSALRGHNIGLYPETKHPTYFQSIGLPLEDRLIAALRQDDFTASRTTVYIQSFEVANLKAIRNSIGSSQPNWKLVQLMGTADQHPYDFTVAKDTRTYGDLMTDQGLRGIATYANGVGPAKSSIIPLDANGALTDPSDLIRNAHNAGLVVHPYTFRPENIFLPASLRSGADNARNVGGSIQEIQAFLRAGVDGFFTDDPAVGRQAVDTFQR; via the coding sequence ATGCCGCGCCGCTTCGCTCTGCCATGCCCGCTGGTGTTGACGATCGCCATCGCACTGTCGGGCTGCCGGCTGGAATACAACCACGGCGGCAACAACGGGGACACCACACCCATCGCCACCGTCCAGGTGATCGGCCATCGCGGTGCCCCGGCGTTGCGGCCGGAGCACACGCTGGCGTCGTACCAGAAGGCCATCGACGACGGCGCCGACATCATCGAGCCGGACCTCGTCGCCACGCAGGATGGCGTGCTGGTCGCGCGCCACGAGAACGAGATCTCCGGCACCACCAACGTGGCCGACCTGCCGCAGTTCGCTGGCCGCCGCACCACCAAGACCATCGACGGCCAGAGCGTCACCGGCTGGTTCACGGAAGACTTCACGCTGGCCGAACTCAAGACCCTGCGCGCCCGCGAACGCATCCCCGACATCCGCCCGGACAACACGGCCTACAACGACCAGTTCGACATCCCGACGCTGGCCGAGATCATCGCGCTCGCCCGCGACCAGTCGGCCCTGCGTGGCCACAACATCGGCCTCTACCCCGAGACCAAGCACCCGACCTATTTCCAGTCGATCGGCCTGCCGCTCGAAGACCGGCTGATCGCCGCGCTGCGCCAGGACGATTTCACGGCCAGCCGCACCACCGTGTATATCCAGTCGTTCGAAGTCGCCAACCTGAAGGCGATCCGCAACAGCATCGGCAGCAGCCAGCCCAACTGGAAGCTGGTGCAACTGATGGGCACCGCCGACCAGCACCCCTACGACTTCACGGTGGCCAAGGACACCCGCACCTACGGCGACCTGATGACCGACCAGGGCCTGCGCGGCATCGCCACCTACGCCAACGGCGTCGGGCCGGCCAAGAGCAGCATCATCCCGCTGGACGCCAACGGCGCGCTGACCGACCCCAGCGACCTCATCCGCAACGCCCACAACGCCGGGCTGGTGGTGCACCCGTATACGTTCCGGCCCGAGAACATCTTCCTGCCGGCCTCGCTGCGCAGCGGCGCGGACAACGCGCGCAACGTCGGCGGCTCGATCCAGGAAATCCAGGCCTTCCTGCGCGCCGGCGTCGACGGCTTCTTCACCGACGATCCGGCGGTCGGCCGGCAGGCCGTGGACACCTTCCAGCGCTAG
- a CDS encoding Fis family transcriptional regulator, which produces MSRNPIERCIRDSLDTYYRDLDGENPSNVYDMVLQAIERPLLETVMEWASNNQSLAAEYLGINRNTLRKKLQQHGLLL; this is translated from the coding sequence ATGAGCCGCAACCCGATCGAACGCTGCATCCGGGACAGCCTGGATACGTACTATCGCGACCTGGACGGCGAAAACCCGTCCAACGTCTACGACATGGTGCTGCAGGCCATCGAACGGCCGCTGCTGGAGACCGTGATGGAATGGGCCTCCAACAACCAGTCGCTGGCGGCCGAGTATCTCGGCATCAACCGCAACACGCTGCGCAAGAAACTGCAGCAGCACGGACTGCTGCTCTAG
- the tyrS gene encoding tyrosine--tRNA ligase translates to MTVSAASAAPAPEHNTLGKPKYPVTPEVLHAMEITQRGCDELLIAAEWEQKLARSAATGVPLRIKLGLDPTAPDIHIGHTVVLNKMRQLQDLGHQVIFLIGDFTSTIGDPSGRNATRPPLTREQIEANAQTYYRQASMVLDPSKTEIRYNSEWSDPLGARGMIQLAARYTVARMMERDDFTKRYKAGVPISVHEFLYPLMQGYDSVALKSDLELGGTDQKFNLLVGRELQKEYGQEPQCILTMPLLVGLDGVEKMSKSKGNYVGIAEAPGEMFGKLMSISDDLMWTYFTLLSFRPMAEIEMMKQEVALGRNPRDCKVLLAQEIIARFHSQADAERALEDFNHRARGGVPDDIPQIELSGAPLGIAQLLKQAGLCPSTSEANRNIEQGGVKIDGAVISDKGLKVEAGTFVMQVGKRRFARVVLS, encoded by the coding sequence ATGACTGTTTCCGCCGCCTCCGCCGCTCCCGCTCCTGAACACAACACGCTGGGCAAACCGAAGTATCCGGTTACGCCGGAGGTGCTGCATGCGATGGAAATCACGCAGCGCGGCTGCGACGAACTGCTGATCGCCGCGGAATGGGAGCAGAAGCTGGCCCGCAGCGCCGCCACCGGCGTGCCGCTGCGCATCAAGCTGGGCCTGGACCCGACTGCGCCGGACATCCACATCGGCCATACCGTGGTGCTCAACAAGATGCGCCAGCTGCAGGACCTGGGGCATCAGGTGATCTTCCTGATCGGCGATTTCACTTCGACCATCGGCGATCCGTCGGGCCGCAACGCCACGCGTCCGCCGCTCACGCGCGAACAGATCGAGGCCAACGCGCAGACCTACTACCGCCAGGCCAGCATGGTGCTGGACCCGAGCAAGACCGAGATCCGCTACAACAGCGAGTGGAGCGATCCGCTGGGCGCGCGCGGCATGATCCAGCTCGCCGCCAGGTACACGGTCGCCCGCATGATGGAGCGCGACGACTTCACCAAGCGCTACAAGGCCGGCGTGCCGATCTCGGTGCACGAATTCCTCTATCCGCTGATGCAGGGTTATGACTCGGTGGCGCTGAAGTCCGACCTGGAGCTTGGCGGCACTGACCAGAAGTTCAACCTGCTGGTCGGCCGCGAACTGCAGAAGGAATACGGTCAGGAGCCGCAGTGCATCCTGACCATGCCGCTGCTGGTGGGCCTGGACGGCGTGGAGAAGATGTCGAAGTCCAAGGGCAACTATGTCGGCATCGCCGAGGCGCCCGGCGAGATGTTCGGCAAGCTGATGAGTATTTCCGACGATCTGATGTGGACGTATTTCACACTGCTGTCGTTCCGCCCCATGGCCGAGATCGAGATGATGAAGCAGGAGGTGGCGCTCGGCCGCAACCCGCGCGACTGCAAGGTGCTGCTGGCGCAGGAGATCATCGCGCGTTTCCACAGCCAGGCCGATGCCGAGCGCGCGCTGGAGGACTTCAACCACCGCGCGCGCGGTGGCGTGCCCGACGACATCCCGCAGATCGAACTGTCGGGCGCACCGCTCGGCATCGCGCAGTTGCTCAAGCAGGCCGGCCTCTGCCCGTCCACCTCGGAAGCCAACCGCAACATCGAGCAGGGCGGTGTGAAGATCGATGGCGCCGTCATCAGCGACAAGGGGTTGAAGGTCGAAGCCGGCACCTTCGTGATGCAGGTGGGCAAGCGGCGCTTTGCGCGCGTGGTGCTGTCGTGA
- a CDS encoding queuosine precursor transporter, whose protein sequence is MTAAPPPSRSFRYYDFVMAAFVTVLLCSNLIGAAKAAQVTLPVIGPVTFGAGVLFFPISYIFGDILTEVYGYGRDRRVVWAGFGALIFASFMSLVVLALPVAPFMADYQKSLHDVFGNTWRIVTGSLIAFWCGSFANSYTLAKMKIWSEGKWLWTRIVGSTVVGEAVDSSLFYVIAFYGIWPHEQVLRVAIAQYILKTGWEIVATPLTYRIVAFLKRAEREDYYDRDTDFTPFRLKV, encoded by the coding sequence ATGACCGCCGCCCCGCCCCCGAGCCGCAGCTTCCGCTACTACGACTTCGTCATGGCGGCCTTTGTCACGGTGCTGCTGTGCTCGAACCTGATCGGCGCGGCCAAGGCGGCGCAGGTGACGCTGCCGGTCATCGGGCCGGTCACCTTCGGTGCGGGCGTGCTGTTCTTTCCGATCTCGTACATCTTCGGCGACATCCTCACCGAGGTCTACGGTTACGGGCGCGACCGCCGCGTGGTATGGGCCGGCTTCGGCGCGCTGATCTTCGCCTCGTTCATGTCGCTGGTGGTGCTGGCGCTGCCGGTCGCCCCCTTCATGGCGGACTACCAGAAGAGCCTGCACGACGTGTTCGGCAATACCTGGCGCATCGTCACCGGTTCGCTGATCGCGTTCTGGTGCGGCAGCTTCGCCAACAGCTACACGCTGGCCAAGATGAAGATCTGGAGCGAGGGCAAATGGCTGTGGACGCGCATCGTCGGCTCCACGGTGGTCGGCGAGGCGGTCGACTCGTCGCTGTTCTACGTGATCGCCTTCTACGGCATCTGGCCGCACGAGCAGGTGCTGCGCGTGGCAATCGCCCAGTACATCCTCAAGACCGGCTGGGAGATCGTCGCGACGCCGCTCACCTACCGCATCGTCGCCTTCCTCAAGCGCGCCGAGCGCGAAGACTATTACGACCGCGATACCGACTTCACGCCGTTCCGGCTGAAAGTCTGA
- a CDS encoding YbhB/YbcL family Raf kinase inhibitor-like protein, which translates to MKLTSDVIHDNAPIPVEYAFGTIDPVSRVTLSANRNPALRWRDVPEQTRSFALICHDPDVPSRGDDVNREGREVPADLPRVDFFHWVLVDIPGSEREIRAGSHSDGVTPRGKPGPDAGGGTRHGINDYTGWFAGDKDMRGDYYGYDGPCPPWNDARLHRYTFTLYALDIDRVPVAGAFTGAQVRDAIKGHVLAEASVTGTYTLNPSLAEKS; encoded by the coding sequence ATGAAGCTGACTTCCGACGTCATCCACGATAACGCACCGATTCCCGTCGAGTACGCGTTCGGCACGATCGATCCGGTGAGCCGCGTCACGCTGTCGGCCAACCGCAATCCGGCCCTGCGCTGGCGTGATGTGCCCGAGCAGACGCGTTCGTTCGCACTGATCTGCCATGACCCGGACGTGCCCAGCCGCGGCGATGACGTCAACCGGGAAGGCCGCGAAGTCCCCGCCGATCTGCCGCGCGTGGATTTTTTTCACTGGGTGCTGGTGGATATTCCCGGCAGCGAGCGCGAGATCCGGGCCGGCAGCCACAGCGACGGCGTCACGCCGCGCGGCAAGCCGGGGCCGGACGCCGGCGGCGGCACCCGCCACGGCATCAACGATTACACCGGCTGGTTTGCCGGCGACAAGGACATGCGCGGCGACTACTACGGCTATGACGGCCCGTGCCCGCCGTGGAATGACGCGCGCCTGCATCGCTATACCTTCACGCTGTACGCGCTCGACATCGACCGCGTGCCGGTGGCGGGCGCCTTCACCGGCGCGCAGGTGCGCGACGCGATCAAGGGCCACGTGCTGGCCGAAGCGTCGGTGACCGGCACCTATACGCTCAACCCGAGCCTCGCGGAGAAGTCCTGA
- the purH gene encoding bifunctional phosphoribosylaminoimidazolecarboxamide formyltransferase/IMP cyclohydrolase: MIQQALLSVSDKTGIVDFARALHGLGVKLLSTGGTAKLLADAGLPVTEVADYTGFPEMLDGRVKTLHPKVHGGILARRDLPEHMAALAQHGIPTIDLLVVNLYPFQQTVAKDECTLADAIENIDIGGPTMLRSAAKNHRDVTVIVDPADYATVLAEMQANKNTVGYDTNFTLAKKVFAHTAQYDGAITNYLTSLGADKSHSTLSAYPQTLNLAFDKVQEMRYGENPHQSAAFYRDLKAVDGALANYTQLQGKELSYNNIADADAAWECVKSFDPAKGAACVIIKHANPCGVAIGGTALEAYEKAFKTDSTSAFGGIIAFNVPLDEAAAQVVAKQFVEVLIAPGFSAGARTVFAAKQNVRLLEIPLGKGVNAYDFKRVGGGLLVQSPDAKNVQPSELRVVTKRHPTPKEMDDLLFAWRVAKFVKSNAIVFCGGGMTLGVGAGQMSRVDSARIASIKAQNAGLTLSGSAVASDAFFPFRDGLDVVVDAGASCVIQPGGSVRDDEVIAAADERNVAMIFTGTRHFRH, from the coding sequence ATGATCCAGCAAGCCCTGCTTTCCGTTTCCGACAAGACTGGCATCGTCGACTTTGCCCGCGCCCTGCACGGCCTGGGCGTCAAGCTCCTCTCCACCGGCGGCACCGCCAAACTGCTGGCCGATGCAGGCCTGCCCGTGACGGAAGTGGCGGACTACACCGGCTTCCCGGAAATGCTCGACGGCCGCGTCAAGACCCTGCATCCGAAGGTGCACGGCGGCATCCTGGCCCGCCGCGACCTGCCCGAGCACATGGCCGCGCTGGCCCAGCACGGCATCCCGACCATCGATCTGCTGGTGGTGAACCTGTACCCGTTCCAGCAGACCGTCGCCAAGGATGAATGCACGCTGGCCGACGCCATCGAGAACATCGACATCGGCGGCCCGACCATGCTGCGCTCGGCCGCCAAGAACCACCGCGACGTGACGGTCATCGTCGATCCGGCCGACTACGCCACCGTGCTGGCCGAGATGCAGGCCAACAAGAACACCGTCGGCTACGACACCAACTTCACGCTGGCCAAGAAAGTGTTCGCGCACACCGCGCAGTACGACGGCGCCATCACCAATTACCTGACCAGCCTGGGCGCCGACAAGTCGCACAGCACCCTCAGCGCTTATCCGCAGACGCTGAACCTGGCCTTCGACAAGGTGCAGGAGATGCGCTACGGCGAGAACCCGCACCAGTCCGCCGCCTTCTACCGCGACCTGAAGGCCGTGGACGGCGCACTGGCCAACTACACGCAGCTGCAGGGCAAGGAGCTGTCGTACAACAACATCGCCGACGCCGATGCGGCGTGGGAATGCGTCAAGTCGTTCGACCCGGCCAAGGGTGCCGCGTGCGTCATCATCAAGCACGCCAACCCGTGCGGCGTGGCCATCGGCGGCACTGCGCTGGAAGCCTACGAGAAGGCCTTCAAGACCGACTCGACCTCGGCCTTCGGCGGCATCATCGCCTTCAATGTGCCGCTGGACGAGGCCGCCGCGCAGGTGGTGGCCAAGCAGTTCGTCGAAGTGCTGATCGCCCCGGGCTTCTCGGCGGGCGCGCGCACGGTGTTCGCGGCCAAGCAGAATGTGCGTCTGCTGGAAATCCCGCTCGGCAAGGGTGTCAACGCGTACGACTTCAAGCGCGTCGGCGGCGGCCTGCTGGTGCAGAGCCCGGACGCCAAGAACGTGCAGCCGAGCGAGTTGCGCGTGGTCACCAAGCGCCACCCGACCCCGAAGGAGATGGACGACCTGCTGTTCGCCTGGCGCGTGGCCAAGTTCGTCAAGTCCAACGCCATCGTGTTCTGCGGCGGCGGCATGACGCTGGGCGTGGGCGCCGGCCAGATGAGCCGTGTCGATTCCGCCCGCATCGCCAGCATCAAGGCGCAGAACGCGGGCCTGACGCTGTCGGGTTCGGCGGTGGCATCGGACGCCTTCTTCCCGTTCCGCGACGGCCTGGACGTGGTGGTCGACGCCGGCGCCTCGTGCGTGATCCAGCCGGGCGGTTCGGTGCGCGATGACGAAGTGATCGCCGCCGCCGACGAGCGCAACGTGGCGATGATCTTCACCGGCACCCGCCACTTCCGCCACTAA